One genomic segment of Thunnus albacares chromosome 18, fThuAlb1.1, whole genome shotgun sequence includes these proteins:
- the pmchl gene encoding pro-melanin-concentrating hormone, like — translation MVYKSVIRSQSQNNEARALERNSSTKPTPYISWKIFTMRQSLMSVIFAAALLFECYALSVALPMGKTEDSSLEQDTFASLLSDEGTENSLADTDLAAASKTRGPRVIVVADPSLWRDLRVLHNGPSFYKRRAEDNSQVIEHKDAGQDLSIPILRRDTMRCMVGRVYRPCWEV, via the coding sequence ATGGTATATAAGAGTGTGATACGATCTCAAAGTCAGAACAACGAAGCAAGAGCTCTGGAAAGAAATTCATCCACAAAGCCAACGCCTTACATCTCCTGGAAGATCTTCACCATGAGACAGTCACTCATGTCCGTCATCTTTGCTGCAGCACTCTTATTTGAGTGCTATGCACTGTCAGTGGCATTACCCATGGGCAAGACTGAAGACAGCTCCCTGGAGCAAGATACTTTCGCTTCGCTGCTGAGCGACGAGGGGACAGAAAACAGTCTCGCCGACACAGATCTGGCCGCTGCAAGCAAAACCAGAGGGCCGAGGGTAATAGTTGTTGCTGATCCGAGTTTGTGGAGGGACCTGCGGGTGCTGCACAACGGACCGTCCTTCTACAAGCGGAGAGCTGAAGACAACAGCCAGGTCATCGAGCACAAAGACGCCGGCCAGGACCTGAGCATCCCCATCCTGAGGAGGGACACCATGAGGTGCATGGTGGGACGAGTGTACCGGCCATGC